GAATTAACAATTATTTTTTCAAACTCAGGTGTTGAATTTGGGATAGATTGTTCACCAGAACATAATTATCTGGGATTACATCCAATTGCAGATTTTCGAACTGGCAAACGTTTAGCACTTCAATGGGTTTTGGAAAATGATCCTTTAAAACCTGAAGGTATTTGGATGATAGGCGACTCAATGTCAGATTGGATGGGCACAGATAATCCATCTTTGCATTCCTGTTTTGTAGGAGATCCTAAAATTCTTAATGGAGAACCCAATGGCGTAGCAAAAATTACAGATGAAGTAAATGTTGGTTCTTTTAAAGTTTCAGATTTGCCAGCATTGGAAGGTGTTAACGATATTCTTGCTGGTATTAGTGGAGTTGTTTCTCTACAAGCACCTGTAGCCTCACTTTAGTGCGTTAAGTTATAAAAAATAATACTATTTTCTATTTACTTTATTAGCTAGCAACAGATTTCTTTAAAATTTCGACTGTTTTAAAAATATGTTCTTCCTTAAATGTTAATGGAGGAGCTATACGGATAGTTTTCTCGCTTGTTGCATTTATGATCAATCCGTTCTTCAACGCATTTTTAACATATTGGTGGGCGTCGACACCAACAACATCTATATTGATATCTGCACCAATCAATAGGCCTAGGCCTCGAACTTCGGAGAATAAACCAGACTCAATCAGGCTATCTATAAATATTTTACCTATTTTATCTGTATGCGATGCAAAGCTTTCACGCTCTAAAATATCAAATACACAATTTACAACAGATAATGCCAGTGGCTGACCACCAAATGTAGAGCCATGATCTCCAACTTCCATCAGTTTTGCAACGCTATTTTCGCTCCAACATGCGCCAACTGGAAAACCATTACCGAGTGCTTTCGCCATAGTGACAATATCTGGTTTTAGATTATAATTTTGAAAGCCAAACCATTTGCCAGTTCTGCACATCCCGGTTTGTATCTCATCAACAATCAATAACAAATCATTTTCTTTACATATCTTTTGAACATCATCAAAAAAAGCTTGATCGCTAACTCTAACTCCAGCTTCACCTTGTATAACTTCAATCATAACTGCAATACATTCGTCATCGATTTGGTCTTTTAATGATTCTGCATTTCCAAATTCAAAATATTTAAAATAGTCCGGCAATGGAGCAAAATTCTTGTGCTTCGCGCTTTGACCAGTCGCTGCTAATGTTGCCAAAGTACGACCATGAAAAGAATTTACTGCTGTTAAGAATTTATATTTTTTTCCTTTACCAAAACGCTTTGCAATTTTAATTGCACACTCGTTTGCTTCAGCTCCAGAATTACTAAAAAATACTTTTCCATCAGTATCTTCAAATGTCAAAGTAATTTTTTCATTGATTTTACTAGCAACACTTTGTGTGTATTCGTTTTCGAAATAATTCGAGACATGAATAAGTTTTTTGGATTGTTCAGCAATAACATTTGCAATTTCCACATTCGCGTGTCCGAGACTAACTACAGCAATTCCAGCAAGACAATCTAAATATTCATTTCCTTTATCGTCATATAAAAATACATCATTACCATTTAATAATTTAGTGTTAAAAGGTGGATATGTTGCAAGTAGATTTGAGTCATTCATAAATGTATTCGTTCTTTAAGGCGTTATCATTGTGCCAACACCAGTTTCGGTAAATAGTTCTAAAAGTACCGAGTGATTTTGTCGGCCATCAATTATGTGTGAACGTTCAGCTCCGCCAGCTACAGCATCTATGCATGCTTTAATCTTGGGGATCATACCCGCAGATATTGTATCCGATTTAGTTAATTTAGTGGCTTCTTCAACTGTCATATTGTTGATAACTGAATCCGGATCAGTAATATCTTTCATTATGCCTGGAATATTAGACATGATAATTAATTTCTTTGCTTTTAATCCTATTGCGATTGCCGCTGCTGCCTCATCGGCATTTATATTTAGTGATTCACCATCTTCTGTAACGCCAATAGTCGATATTACTGGTATCAGCTGTTCGCTAAATAGACGTTCGAGAATTGAAGTACGAACTTCAGTTACCGTACCAACAAACCCAAGTTTTGGATTTTTCTTTTTTGCAATCATCAATCGGCCATCTTCGCCAGTTGTACCAACACCATACCCACCATGACGGTTAATCGCTGCAACTATATCGCGACCTACCTTACCTACAAGGACCATACGCGCAATTGTTAAAGTTTCATAGTCTGTGACTCTTAAACCTTCAATAAATTCTGGTTCTTTGCCGTAAACTTTCATCGCGTCGTCAACTTGAGGTCCACCACCATGGACTACAACTACCTTAATACCTAAAGAGCGCAGTAAAACAATATCATCAGCAAATGAATCTAATTCGAGTCCAACTCGTAGCTGGCTACCACCATATTTTATGACTATTACTGTATCGTTAAATTCTTTAATATATGGGAGTGCTTGCATTAATGCTTCAAGACGTAGTTCCTGTGCTTCTAATTCTTTTTGCATTCGTATCTTTCGTATTATAAATAGGTTGAACGTTTAATATTTTACAACAATACATCATATTTGTTCAATATGTCATAGTAGATACTAATATTATTTATATGAAATTATTACTTACATCTAACGGTTTTACTCACGAAGTGGTTATAGCGAAATGTGAAGAGCTGGTGGGTAAGAGTCGTAGTGATATTAACGTGGCTTTGATTAATGGAGGTTATACCGTCGAAAATGGTGACCATACTTGGCTCTTTGATGATTGGCGTCATGTCAAAGAGAATTTTGGTGGGAGTTTCGAACTTGTCAACCTTTTGGGTTTGAGTAAAGAAAAGGTTGTTGAGAGATTAAGTGTTTCTGATATTATTTTTGTTACTGGTGGTCATACCGATTATCTGATGAGTGTTTTTGATAAAACTGGTTTTAGTGATTCTTTACGTATGCTCCTTCAATCTAAAGTCTATGTCGGTATTAGTGCTGGCTCTATGGTGTTGGGTAGACGTAACTCAACAAGCGCTTATTTAGAAATATATGATGAGAGCGAAGATTACGGTGTGTCTCAATATTTAAATGTGGTTGATGTATCTATCAAGCCTCATTTAAATAGTTCTGTATTTCCTAAAACGCGTAGAGAAAATCTGTTGAAAGTTGCACAAGATTTTATTGGCACTATTTTTGCTATAGATAATTTTAGTGCAATAGTTGTTGATGGGGATCCAAAAGATTATTACCTAATAGGAAACGAGTCGTTAAAAATTGTTGATGGTATTGAGCAGTAAACTATTTTTTGTTTGTACTGTTCTTATATGATTTAGCTATTCCTATACCTAACGCACTTTTGAGCAGGTCGCCTATGAGGAATGGCCAGCACCCTAATGCGAATGCACTATTAGGTCCACCAAAAAACGGAGTTCCATATAGTGGATGTAGACTGTGTTGTAACCAGAAAACACCACATACGTAAGTGACTATCGTAAATATTAGAGTGCTTATTGTCATTGCAAGTATTGTTGTTTTATTTCTAATAACTAATTTACATATTATTGCAGCTAGTAGAAATCCGTAAACATATCCGATGCTTGCGCCGCTAATAAATCCTACTTCTGATACTGGTTTTGTTAACCATGAAATTCCGTATAGTCCTGTTGTCTGTGATGCTAGGACTGGTAGTCCAAGCATTGCAAATATAATATAAAATGATGTACTAAGAATTGCTCTATATCTTTTCATGGCGAGTATACATCCAATAGCACCGAGTGTTTGTCCGGTAATTGGTACTGGTGTGAACCAAAGAGGAATCGATATTCGTGCAGTAAGGCTAATTATTGTTGCTCCGAAAATACCAACGATTACATCCATAGCAATTACATTCTCTTTGATTTTAGAAATTATATTTACTAGCTGGCTTTCCTTGTTGATAACTGTTGTATCATTCATTAATTAGGCTCCTAACCTGGTTGGTTGTAAATTTATTTTCTATTATAAATGTTAGATGTCGTTTATAGCGAATGAACAATCTTTATAAATGTATTCCATATTTGAAAGTTGCAATATTGTATCAACATGATTTCTTAGAAGATTCTCTTTTTTTGAAAGTTTAACTAATACTATTGCTTCAATTATTTCTCCGTGGTTATGTTTACGGTGGGAGATTTTTGCGCTGTAAGCATTTCTTTTTGATGACGTTACCGGGACGCTATTAAATAAAGTTAGCTCTCCAATGGTGCAACAGACACCATTATTGAGTGCATCTATTAAAAAATCGAATGGAGACGAATTATGCTTTTTCTGATCCCAAACTTCATTAGCAGTCATATAACCACTATACGTATTCTCGTTTTAAATATTCCGGTTTTGGTGCTTACATTTGCAAGATAGAAGTACCCAGGAGCTAGTTAGGTGGTCTGGCATCCAATATAGCAAGGCTCTTCTCTACAGGTTTATATTTATACTGTCAATGCGCTAGCATTTAAGCATGCCTTTTGATCCCAAACACCCAACAAAAATAAACTCGTATGATGTAACAGATGGTCCGAATAGGGCGCCGGCGCGCGCGATGCTCCGAGCTGTTGGTATGGGCGATAATGATTGGACAAAAGCTCAGGTTGCTGTTGCCTCGTCTTGGAATGAGGTTACACCTTGTAATATGCCTCTTGATCGTTTGGCTAAGCAGGCAAAACTTGGTGTTAAAGACGCTGGTGGTTTTCCTCTTGAATTTTGCACTATTGCCGTTAGTGATGGTATCTCGATGGGTACTGAAGGTATGCGTGGTTCTTTGGTTTCGCGTGAAATCATTGCCGACAGTGTTGAGTGTGTTATTCACTCTGAACGTCTTGATGCTCTAGTTGCTTTGGCGGGTTGTGATAAATCTTTGCCGGGTATGATGATGGCGGCTGCTCGTACTAATGTGCCGAGCGTATTTGTTTATGCGGGTTCGATTTTACCTGGTATGCATAATGGTAGAGCTATAGATATTGTTGATGTCTTTGAGGCTGTTGGCGCTAATGCTACTGGTGCTTTAAGTGACGAAGAGTTAAGTCTTATTGAACATAAAGCCTGCCCGAGTGAAGGTGCTTGTGCTGGTATGTTTACTGCTAATACAATGGCGTCTCTTGGAGAGGCTTTGGGTTTGAGTTTGCCTGGTTCTGCAACTCCTCCTGCTCCTGATAATCGTCGTGATGTTTTTGCTTTCCAATCTGGTCAAGCTGTAATGAATTTGCTTGAACTTGGTATTCGTCCGAGAGATATTTTGACTAGAAAAGCTTTCGAGAATGCTATTAGCATGCTTATGGCTTTGGGTGGTTCAACAAATGCTGTTCTACATATTCTTGCTATTGCTAATGAGGCTCATGTTGATATAAGCATGGCTGATTTTAATAAGATTGCGGCGAGGGTTCCACATATTGCTGATACGAAACCTCATGGTAAATATCATATGATCGATGTAGATAAAATTGGTGGTATTGAAGTTGTTATGAAAGAACTTTTAGATGCTGATCTTTTACATGGTGATGCTTTAACTGTTACTGGTAAAACTGTTGCTGAAAATATTGAGGCTGCACAACCGCGCGAGGCTGATGGGGAAGTTATCCATGCTTTGAATGACCCTATAAATGTTGCTGGTGGAATTTCTATTCTTACTGGTTCGTTGGCGCCTAAAGGAAGCGTTGTTAAGGTTGCAGGTTTGAATAAAGACCAAATGCATTTTGAGGGTGTTGCCCGAGTTTTCGATGGTGAAGATTTGGCGATGGAAAAGATTTTGGCTGGCGGTATTAATCCTGGTGATATTCTTGTGATTCGTTATGAAGGTCCCAAAGGTGGCCCAGGTATGCGTGAAATGTTAGCTGTAACTGGTGCGATGAAAGGTGCAGGTCGTGGTGGCGATTGTGCTCTTATTACTGATGGACGTTTTAGTGGTGGTACTCATGGTTTCTGTGTTGGCCATGTTGCTCCCGAAGCGCTGGATGGTGGGCCAATTGCTTTTGTTGAAGAAGGCGACAAGATTATTATCGATGCTCTAGAACACACAATAGATTTGATTGTTGATGAGTCTGTGTTGGTTGAACGACGCAAAAATTGGAAACTTCCAGAACCACGTTACACTTCAGGATTCTTAGCCAAGTACGCGAAGTTGGCTAAGGGTGCCGAGACTGGTGCGATTACTAATTTCTAATTGTAAGATTAATTATTGATCTCATCATGATCTAATCCCTTTCCACTAAATGTTATCATTGATATAGGTTAAGAAAAATTTATATAACGTATGTGATTACAATGTTGAATGAACAATTAAATATGAAAATATAAAGTGGTATTTGTATGTCAAACAAAGATGAAATTAATAATACTGATAGAAAAATGTTTTAAACGCTTAACACTTTGGCGAATGCCTTTAGTATGGTGGCTATTGATTCTTGTTGGTATCCCTATCATGAAGTATGTCGGAGCGCTTCTTGGTAGCACTCTACAGAGTAGCTGGTCATTTATTCCGTATTTTATAGTTCTATATAGATGCTAAATTAATCGAAATGCAACTCTTCTATATCCTTTTCTATGGAATCTGGTTTGGTGGTGGGTGAGTAGCGTTTTAATACTTTGCCTTCTGGTGATATCAGAAACTTTGTGAAATTCCATTTGATACGAGAACCAAATAGCGAACTGGTATTGCTTTTTAGATATTTAAATATTGGGTGAGTATCAGAACCGTTAACATCGATCTTTTCGCTCAATTGA
Above is a genomic segment from Acidimicrobiia bacterium containing:
- a CDS encoding acetylornithine/succinylornithine family transaminase, translating into MNDSNLLATYPPFNTKLLNGNDVFLYDDKGNEYLDCLAGIAVVSLGHANVEIANVIAEQSKKLIHVSNYFENEYTQSVASKINEKITLTFEDTDGKVFFSNSGAEANECAIKIAKRFGKGKKYKFLTAVNSFHGRTLATLAATGQSAKHKNFAPLPDYFKYFEFGNAESLKDQIDDECIAVMIEVIQGEAGVRVSDQAFFDDVQKICKENDLLLIVDEIQTGMCRTGKWFGFQNYNLKPDIVTMAKALGNGFPVGACWSENSVAKLMEVGDHGSTFGGQPLALSVVNCVFDILERESFASHTDKIGKIFIDSLIESGLFSEVRGLGLLIGADINIDVVGVDAHQYVKNALKNGLIINATSEKTIRIAPPLTFKEEHIFKTVEILKKSVAS
- the argB gene encoding acetylglutamate kinase, encoding MQKELEAQELRLEALMQALPYIKEFNDTVIVIKYGGSQLRVGLELDSFADDIVLLRSLGIKVVVVHGGGPQVDDAMKVYGKEPEFIEGLRVTDYETLTIARMVLVGKVGRDIVAAINRHGGYGVGTTGEDGRLMIAKKKNPKLGFVGTVTEVRTSILERLFSEQLIPVISTIGVTEDGESLNINADEAAAAIAIGLKAKKLIIMSNIPGIMKDITDPDSVINNMTVEEATKLTKSDTISAGMIPKIKACIDAVAGGAERSHIIDGRQNHSVLLELFTETGVGTMITP
- a CDS encoding Type 1 glutamine amidotransferase-like domain-containing protein encodes the protein MKLLLTSNGFTHEVVIAKCEELVGKSRSDINVALINGGYTVENGDHTWLFDDWRHVKENFGGSFELVNLLGLSKEKVVERLSVSDIIFVTGGHTDYLMSVFDKTGFSDSLRMLLQSKVYVGISAGSMVLGRRNSTSAYLEIYDESEDYGVSQYLNVVDVSIKPHLNSSVFPKTRRENLLKVAQDFIGTIFAIDNFSAIVVDGDPKDYYLIGNESLKIVDGIEQ
- a CDS encoding biotin transporter BioY, with the translated sequence MNDTTVINKESQLVNIISKIKENVIAMDVIVGIFGATIISLTARISIPLWFTPVPITGQTLGAIGCILAMKRYRAILSTSFYIIFAMLGLPVLASQTTGLYGISWLTKPVSEVGFISGASIGYVYGFLLAAIICKLVIRNKTTILAMTISTLIFTIVTYVCGVFWLQHSLHPLYGTPFFGGPNSAFALGCWPFLIGDLLKSALGIGIAKSYKNSTNKK
- the ilvD gene encoding dihydroxy-acid dehydratase, which encodes MPFDPKHPTKINSYDVTDGPNRAPARAMLRAVGMGDNDWTKAQVAVASSWNEVTPCNMPLDRLAKQAKLGVKDAGGFPLEFCTIAVSDGISMGTEGMRGSLVSREIIADSVECVIHSERLDALVALAGCDKSLPGMMMAAARTNVPSVFVYAGSILPGMHNGRAIDIVDVFEAVGANATGALSDEELSLIEHKACPSEGACAGMFTANTMASLGEALGLSLPGSATPPAPDNRRDVFAFQSGQAVMNLLELGIRPRDILTRKAFENAISMLMALGGSTNAVLHILAIANEAHVDISMADFNKIAARVPHIADTKPHGKYHMIDVDKIGGIEVVMKELLDADLLHGDALTVTGKTVAENIEAAQPREADGEVIHALNDPINVAGGISILTGSLAPKGSVVKVAGLNKDQMHFEGVARVFDGEDLAMEKILAGGINPGDILVIRYEGPKGGPGMREMLAVTGAMKGAGRGGDCALITDGRFSGGTHGFCVGHVAPEALDGGPIAFVEEGDKIIIDALEHTIDLIVDESVLVERRKNWKLPEPRYTSGFLAKYAKLAKGAETGAITNF